A stretch of DNA from Oryza brachyantha chromosome 9, ObraRS2, whole genome shotgun sequence:
GTGGCATGATACATATAAGGCCAGCAAGGCCTTGcattacccaaaaaaaaactgcccCGCGCAAAATGAAATGCAAAGGAGAATCAATAAAACCGTGGATGGGGAGCTGAAGGGTATCACTGTGTTGCAGCCTTCAGGCCGAAGAACCTCCATTTTGAGTATCCTCTAACTTGGTTTTCACTTCATCACAGACATGGTTAGAATGTGCCTCTTCGGCCAGAGGGCTTTCCGCTTTCCTCTTCCGTGTTAGCTCCACTTCTTCTGCTTCAGGTGGCTCATCAGCCTGAGTTCTTTCCCCAGCCTCACCCTCCTGATGTATCGATGGAGCTGCCCAGGCTATGGGGCTCACTGTAGCCAAACCACCGCATGGGATCAGATAATGGTAAATGCAGTTTGTTTGATATAATATAGAGGTAACCTTCAGCAGATATACATAATAGTAACAATTAAGGGCCACTTGAGTAGCATGGGTATCTCACTAAAAGAGTGAAGAGATTGCTGAATAAGTTTCTATAATCAAttcactaaaataaaagtaaaaatttcTAGCAAGATAGTTTTGGAAAGAACCAAAATTGCTGATATGATGCATCTGAGACATGTCTGAAATGTCTGTTACAGAATTTGTAGTGCACCGATTTtgcaagaaataaaaatagttggaTGAAAATAAGTAGTATGGTTGGTAACATATACACAGGCTTGCTTTTGAATATGCGATACTAGCCAGGACATGACAGTGTGAAAATAGAGTTTAAGGAAACTAATTTGAGTTCTTATATTTACCTTTGAAATATTTGGACAACTGAACTTAATTTATGACTCCCATATCGATGACTGTCCGTCTAATGCCAAACAAACAGATATCTATATAATGACAAAGTCTTGACCAACAAATTATCTTGCACCGGTCAGCTAGTATGCTTTGAACCAATGAACCATCTATCTGCTTATACCTATACTAACTGGGCACTTTGAGGGAACTCCCACATCATTCTAGAATGATCTAGCCATAGATTATATTGAGTTCGTGTTAAATAACACATGCAATTGGAAACATTATGGAAtcttttgttttagttttttttaaaatctgaattaataaatatgaagttGTATCAATCTTGGGCTCTCAATTTCTGTGTTCCAAAACTTGTCAGGTAGCCATCGTGATTAGGCATTATATGGTGCATTAGGTGGCTGAACTACCTTGGGTGGTATTTTGTTGCTATTTTAGTGTTATatagtctatttttatatgtgctTTCTATATCTTGGATTCGACTATTTGGTCTAACCTAGGTGCCACCCAGCCTCCGGACTAGCCTAGTACTTTCTTGAACCATGCTCAGTTTAGTGTGTTACTAATTTAATAccgaaattaaaaaaactgacaaTTATGTTTTAGCTGGCATGTGCCCCTTTTCAATCCAAGGTATCGTATTTTGAAAATAACCAAAACATTTAGCATACTTATAACATCAGTAACAAGAATCCCGTTCAGTGCATGGGTTGGTGACTGGTAGTCTGGTACTTATTAATTGTTCAGCATGGAAATGACAATGCCATTAAGAATTACTCCCTCTAGTCATCATTATTGGACACCAGGAGAACTAAAAGCATCAAATAAAGATAACTGGAGGTAGTAATATAGATTAAGGGTCAACTAGTTATGATGAGTTTACGTATACACCATTACACACCTTCTTCCGGTTTAATGGACTTGGTTGTTACTACACTTGCTTCGTCACTAGGATTCATTATCTTAGGGCGCTTTTTGACATAGTCCTGTCGCAGAGGCCTAGGAATCTGGAATGAGAATTGAGTTAATGTTACACCCTGTGCAACATAATCCGGATTCTCTAAGAGGTACCTGCAAAGCATAGCATTGAGCAGTTAAAGCATGGCTATCTATTTGTGACATGCACTTGCCCAGCCATAAGAACTGAAGAGGAAAGCGGCATGACATGTGCAGTAAAGGGATGAACTAAAATGTAGCAATTTAAGGAAATTTATAAAGAATTAAAGGGGAAGTTTAACAAATTGACGTACCTATCAATTTCAACAAGTGACCTCAGTTTCCTCCCGGAAGGAGAAGTATAATACCTGAAAGAAATTCAAAGAGAGCCATATGAATACAATAACTTCAGAAAACATATACTtatcaagatatatataagcttGTATCAAATCATATAAAGATAGTAtcaatatcaaatataattaacaaaatgTTAAAATGAACCACCATATTAGTACTAGAAGTCTAGAAATTCCCACATAAatcaagagaaaataaaaagggaaATTTAACCTTTTGCCACTCTTGCATGTGAGAGGGATTAAATTCTTCCGGTAaagagtggtaaaaagttaaaagccccgagaaaataaaaagggaaATTTAATGCAGAGTAGTTGGCAGAGAACCCAACAGGAACAAGATGTTCATTAGTTAATCAAAACCCCGTTGAAAACATTGCAGTTTATACTGTATACTTCATACTGCTAACAAGGATATGAACTCAGCAAGTCCTTATCCTATCCTCTTCAACATGATTACCTTCATTACCTTGATTTCAAATTGTATAATATGTGTCTAATCAGCAGTCATTTCTGCTGCCAGCAAGGAAGTGGAAAAACGGAGCACCGGTTAATACACTGGCGACATGTAGAGAGTACTCCCTGATTGACAAAAGTAAGTTGTGTCCTTTTTTAGAAGACCGCATAACTGTACGGCTGACTGATCTACAATTAGTTATGTGTTTGACAAGATAATAATCTAGCAACAGACAGCAACATGATCTAGAGTCCAAGCGGTGCCAATGCAATGTGGTCCAATTAGACAAAAGGACCCGAGAAAGCCTCTAGGTAGGGCCACAATCAATATAATGTGTATGGCATTATGGCCAAGAGTTATGACttgcaaaacaagaaatacaAGGCCACATGAAGGAATGGGTGTAGACGGGGCCAAAATCAAGATCGCAAATGCAGCCAAGTGTTCTAAGTTTTAACACTACTTCTACAAGGCCGCATAAAAGGAATGGTTGCCCAACCTTGTCTGCCTAAGCCACACAAAAGGCTAGTTATGCCATATAATCACTAAAAGGTGGATGACCGTATGATCACTGCGTACCACCTTTTAGAACCTTCTGTGGCCTAATGCACTGATTCCAAACATCAGTAATCTGCAGCTATAAAGAGGAAGAACGAGGTTTCTCAGTCTCAAGAACCAGAGATCAGAACTGGACTATGATAAATGAAGAACTGGGTTCTCATCGCCATGTGAAAATTGTCTTTTAGCGGTCTAGATTGAtgtaataaaaacaaatgaagtgGGTTCAGCCATACAACGTTCATTTCATCATTAGCAAATAGGAGTTAATGCAGTGCAAGGGACTAACTAAACATCTATTCGGTGATAATTTGCTTTTTGTTTGCGATTGAACGCATTTTACACCAAGTGATAGATTCAAATACCATCATATAAAGTGATCGCAGCTACAAGCACACGGCATACCATTTCCATGGTCAGAAAGTTATAGAAAGGGCAACACTATAGCTTAGGGATAGGCGCGGGTCACTCAGCCGGGTACCAATGGACCCACTTTTGTTCAACAAAATGAAGatgaactttttaaaattcatatttgtgTATTAGTTCATTTGACTGAACTATAGTAGATCTACAGTAAACAGGTACCCACGGGCTTCCTAAGTTGAACTagtcaaattttgtatataactACGGCATAGAGAATTAGCTAACAGTCCAACAGGAAACCAATGATTGAGACCATTGTAAGACAATAGCAAAGTTAGCCATCTGAACACATGGGCTATTTGGATAGTTTCTGCTAATTTAGAGCATTGTAAGACTAGTTTTGACATACAGAAATGTCATGAAGCAAACAATGATTGAGACCATTATAAGACAATAGCAAAGTTAGCCATGTGAACACATGGGCTACTTGGATAGTTTCTGCTAATTTAGAGCATTGTAAGACTAGTTTTGACATACAGAAATGTCATGAAGCAAACAATGACATCAATGTCCTTGCAGAAAAATGGATCAAAGAAGATAGCAGTGGCGGAAAAGCATTACTCACACATCAGCAAATTTGGTGCCTCCTTCACCTCTTATTCTAATCTGTCGTTCCCATCCAGGAGGAGGTAGTGCAATGTTGGGTTTGTCAATAGCCCAAAGCCTACTTCCATCCTGAGATATATCTTCTGGATCATCACATGTTACCTCAGGCCTCCACTCACGGGCCCGTTCACACTCAAAAGGTTCCTGTATAATACACTCACGAATTTCTTCGTACTTCTCTTTTGTTGGAATAAGTCTCCATTTGAAACACTTAGCACATTGAACAGTGAATGCCCCAATAGATGGCAATCCTCGGTTTGGATTATTAGAATGGGCTGATTTCTGCAAAGATGGCAAATGGTCTTCATCTTGCCCTTTAGATACGGTTTCATGGTTGAACAGAACCATTTGATTAGATGCACTTTCTGATGAAAAGTCATCATTGTCCAATTGTCCGTCAGTATCAGACAACATAATCTGCGATTTCTTTGATGGTTGAGGAGCTTTCGAATTTCCCATATGCTTTTGTGATTGTCTGGTTTGAATTCCAAATTACAAATGCCCTATCTACCTGCAGTTGGTAACCATAAGAATATCACGTTGTTACAAAGAGGTATGTGATGTAGGACATGTACATCtcatacaaaacaaataatatgcCCAGTCCATTTGGTGCATATGAATGAACAActagttcaaaaataaaacatatataaagacGGTCTAGATAGAAGTACCTACAATTCTTTTATGGaaacattaaaatttgttAGCCACAATATATCAGTAGTAACCATAAGCACTGCCAACCcccaaaaaaaggaaaggaaaaaaacaaccgCGATAGCAGAGGTAAACTAGGTGCGGCACCCTTTGTTATTCAGAACATGGCTTGCTCtggtttttttactatagCTTCATGCACACGGGTCTCCATGAATACCATATATGCAATGACCCTAAATTGAGTTTTGGCCTTGCATTTGTCCAATTTAATAAATCACGCAGCAACAGTTATTCTAAGTACAAACAACatgattaaattttgtagaactATGGAATTATTTCTCCATGTAATTCAATAAAGTCTATAATATGGCCCTCTGTAGAAATCGCCTACTATAGATGACAGATTATACAGACACATGAACAATAATTCAATAAAGTCGTATTATTATAGAAGATTCAATAAATTATGTAACAATGGGTAAGACCGCAAGTGTTTCATACCAAGCTAACTAATTAGAGCAATATTCAACATATGCTACTTGAACCCAGGGGCGGATCTATTGTGGGACATGCGGGTTCAGTTGAACCCCCAACATTTCTGAGAACAAAAGGAACCTGTTATTAAGGTTATTACTAAGGCAAATTAGGCCAGATCCAGAAGAGAACCTATCTAGGGCTCATGATGCAGAATCCAGAAGAGAACCTATCTAGGGTTCATGACACAGATtccagaagagaaaaaaagtagAGCGCGTGGATGAAGAGATGGGAAAGGAGGacgtggatggatggatgctcaccgaggacgacggcgcagGCGGTGGGAGGAGAAGCCTgccctgggccgccgccgcaagggcgggaggagcgcgggcggaggggggaAGCTCGCCGGCCTCGCTGTCGCGTACGGGAGAGggcggagaagaggagaggagtaATAGAGTCTGGCTACGACGTTTAATAGAAAACccttcaaattttgatattacGAGTTACAAcggaaaattttgatatttagaGTTATGGGTGAccttaaattcatatagaaaatacGTCAATATTATTGAGATATAGGTAgataagaaatatttattataactaCTAAATGCATCATAAAGACATATTTTATCGtgtatttaatgaaactaatgtGGTCGGTGTTTGTGAGGAGGAGCCCATGCTAAGACCGCACTAAGTGAGAGCAAGGAGGGAGGAGCTCATTGGCAGGCTACGGCGGGTATCGGTGAGACCAACGGTGaactcaggaaaaaaattatcagaAGTCCTATACATATTataatacatataatattCTTATTTTAACTAATAAAACGATTTTACAGTTCTACAACGAGGCAATCCTACCCCTATGAGCACCTCCGAAGCATCTGTCGATGGGTACGTCGCTTACCACTGAAAGCACAACTAGTAGTCGAACCCAGGACCTCAAGTGCTACTAAGACCtttgtaaccactaggctacaggCCCTTTCGCGTAAAGAAGAAGAGAGTTCATCGTgattataatggtattttgGCAAGTCATATGTTAGGAGTGCTATTGTTGCAGCCCAATGTTGGCAATAGAATTTTAGCAATTTTCTAAATGACATGGAAAAAATTGCTTCTACACTAATTTTTCTTACggattaatctttttttacttatatgtTAAGTTTAAACTACTACATTTCTCTCAGAATCAAAACCACTCATTTTAGATGTAGTTGTCATACtggaaaaattgaaaattacagtataaatatattctataagatacaaaaataacaatataagTTTTGACTACTTTTAAATAATAACGTAAAATTTCTGACATCTTTTAAACCTAGTTCATAATACTAGAAGGTAATAATATCATTAGATAATATTGTGTGATacaaataatcatataaatttctataatatttatccATAAATAATAGTAACATTTGTTGTAAATCTTATGATatattaaactatatatattttcaagtGAGCTCAAATTTCTCTAAGTTGATAAAGTATAGAGAAAAATACCAATATTACTGGGGAGTTCTAGCAACAATAAATAGTTTTAGCAACTAATACATGcatcattaatacatgttttATTGTGAATTTAATAGAACTAATTTGATATTACAGATGTTGGTGTTTTTCTAATAGACTTTGTTAAACTTAGTGAAGTTTTTCAATTGTATATCTTGTGAGACCAATGtaataaaaacaatcaaataactatatatatgtgtgttcatAGCCAGACTAAACTTTTAATCTGAATGAAAGAAAATAGACCAGACTACACAGAAAcgagcaaccaaacacactcTATATAACTGAAACGATACTATCTCATACTATGTTATCTCTATTTGATCACTAACATATGAGGCCATCGCCCTTGAAACTCCAATACCCACTTTCTATGACTACGTCATCAGATCTAACTGGGAGGTTTATTTTTACACCTACATAAAGATGTTTGTGCATGATTTGTAAGGAGCATTTAGATAAGGTGTATAGAACTTATCCTATAGCTAGGCAAGGGGTGGATCTAGCCTAGTGAACAAGGAAGGGTTGATTGTCTTCATACTCATTCAGCCTCCTActccttttattttcactttttttttcttcctatcTCCCTCTTATTTTCAATATAGATCTTTTCTTCCCTATCTCCCTcttattttcaatatattatCCTGTGGATAGAGGGCTTGAGCCCTTCCATGCACGTTGACTCCGCATCTGTCTTTAGTTACTTTAGAATGATTCATATAAGCTTGGAGCTTATCAGCGTAGCGTATCTTCGAGGGGacgttattttttaaaacctagTATTTATCACGGAAAATTATTGGGTCTAAAATCCAAAACTGAATAACTATTATTACGACATATACATTGGGACATATATGTAGTGATACGAACATGTAtgtttactctaaatttaaaatacgaCAAAACTGATTTggcatgtataaatatttagaaaccATTAAAGGTATGTTTTAAGTTTAgtttactctaaatttaaaatacgaCAAAACTGATTTggcatgtataaatatttagaaaccATTAAAGGTATGTTTTAAAGGTATGTTTTaagtttagtttctaaaattcagttttaaGGATCAACTGTAGGCGCTTTTAAGGATCAATTTTAGACGCTCTTGAATATGTTCTTGAGATACCGAAACCAAACGTTGATGAATAACTTTACATTAGAAATCTTCTCCTAGCATAAAATTTACGACGATTACATTCAGCTACTTTCGCAGGAACAGAAAATTATCATCGTGTAACCATCATCATCGATCGATGAAGTAATAACAATAGTAAAACAGAGAACACCATGGGCTCTCATCTCAACTGTCACTCGGGTTTCCTGCTCAGGCTTCACTCACTAACAAAACGAGAAAGCAACAAGAGCAGGAAGCAAATCAAGACCGCCATGAAAGCCAACTCGTAAGCTAGTATTACACCAACACCTCCGTTCACCTACCGTTCTATGGCTGGGGCTACTCACTACCAGTACCAGCTCGTGCTCTTGTTTTGTATACTACAGGCTACACTACAGTGCCCGTTCACCATGACCACGTCACCGGGCTCGGCTGGTAGCTCGCCGCCGGGAGCGGCTGCTGCACCATgcagtgctgctgctgctgcggccaCTGATGGTGGTGGTAGGCCGCCTCGCCCCCCtgcgcgacgccggcggcggcggcggctgcaggGTAggatcctccgccgccgtcttgCTCGACCTCCATGGACGTGTCCTCGGCGTCCATCATCTCTGTCGTCGCTGCCGCGGCCGACGTGGAGGCCTCCTGGGAGTTCGAGGGCACCCATGGGACCATGGCCAGGTTGCAGCTCTCGTCCGCGGATAGCTGCTCGATCAGAGCACGGGGCTCGCTCAACTCTCGGAGCATGGTGCCTGCAGGATCAAATTAACCAATTCCTCCATGATCAGCTTCGATGACACGAACAATTGCAATGCCCAGTTACTGAATTGAAAAATCATGAAAGGTGTGTATAGAAGACAGAATATGATGTTCAACGGACGGGTATCCATCAAGCA
This window harbors:
- the LOC102715969 gene encoding methyl-CpG-binding domain-containing protein 2-like, whose translation is MGNSKAPQPSKKSQIMLSDTDGQLDNDDFSSESASNQMVLFNHETVSKGQDEDHLPSLQKSAHSNNPNRGLPSIGAFTVQCAKCFKWRLIPTKEKYEEIRECIIQEPFECERAREWRPEVTCDDPEDISQDGSRLWAIDKPNIALPPPGWERQIRIRGEGGTKFADVYYTSPSGRKLRSLVEIDRYLLENPDYVAQGVTLTQFSFQIPRPLRQDYVKKRPKIMNPSDEASVVTTKSIKPEEVSPIAWAAPSIHQEGEAGERTQADEPPEAEEVELTRKRKAESPLAEEAHSNHVCDEVKTKLEDTQNGGSSA